In Methanosarcina barkeri MS, a single window of DNA contains:
- a CDS encoding MtaA/CmuA family methyltransferase: protein MVSEMTPTRRALAAVLGGRVDYVPPANPLAQTTTELMQICNASWPKAHFDSKMMADLAAAPYEICGIEAARPQFDISLEAEVLGCKLDWNKPDRPPVTGPAYTDPADITWPDNLEEAGRIPVVLGAIEELRKRYDGMLPVIPVLTSPFTVAGHIAGVENLVRWTKTDPEKAHAFIEAATDFVIAYGKLQTAYGAHILFPADPSASGDLISGETYKEFVLPAHKRMAKEISCPLILHICGDTSKLLPYIKQSGIDCFSFDAVPVWYCRQVMGNEMSILGSLDVIDLMPNGTPEQVYNRTRECILQGADIVGTACDVSFGTSLENLRAYVRACKETPIPKYDDVEDIIRQIGVGIGRNMKENVLGGMQK from the coding sequence ATGGTAAGTGAAATGACTCCAACCCGAAGAGCTCTGGCAGCCGTGCTTGGAGGCAGGGTTGATTACGTACCCCCCGCTAATCCCCTCGCTCAGACTACAACAGAACTGATGCAGATATGCAATGCTTCCTGGCCAAAAGCCCACTTTGACAGCAAGATGATGGCAGACCTTGCAGCCGCTCCCTATGAAATTTGCGGCATAGAGGCTGCACGTCCCCAGTTTGATATTTCTCTTGAAGCGGAGGTTTTGGGATGCAAGCTTGATTGGAACAAACCGGACCGACCTCCCGTAACAGGTCCTGCTTATACCGATCCCGCCGACATAACCTGGCCTGACAATCTGGAAGAAGCCGGAAGAATCCCGGTAGTGCTCGGAGCAATCGAGGAACTGAGGAAGCGGTACGATGGTATGCTTCCTGTCATACCAGTCCTGACATCTCCTTTTACAGTAGCTGGCCACATAGCAGGGGTTGAAAACCTGGTAAGATGGACAAAGACCGATCCCGAAAAAGCCCATGCTTTTATTGAGGCAGCAACTGATTTCGTGATAGCTTACGGAAAGTTACAGACCGCTTACGGGGCACATATACTTTTTCCGGCAGATCCATCAGCCTCAGGAGACCTGATTTCTGGGGAAACTTACAAAGAATTCGTACTTCCTGCCCACAAAAGGATGGCAAAGGAAATCAGCTGCCCTTTGATCCTGCACATCTGCGGAGATACCAGCAAACTTCTGCCTTACATAAAGCAGAGTGGTATCGATTGTTTCTCCTTTGATGCCGTGCCAGTCTGGTACTGCCGTCAGGTGATGGGCAACGAGATGTCCATTCTTGGAAGCCTGGACGTTATAGACCTTATGCCAAACGGCACCCCTGAACAGGTATATAATAGAACTCGAGAATGCATCCTGCAGGGAGCTGATATTGTTGGGACTGCATGCGACGTTTCATTCGGTACTTCCCTTGAAAACCTCAGGGCCTATGTCAGGGCCTGCAAGGAGACTCCGATTCCGAAATATGATGATGTGGAAGACATCATCAGGCAGATCGGAGTCGGTATTGGA